ATTacaagatctaaaaaaaaaaaggatgtcaATTTGGAATTTAATGAAATGCGTTGAAATCTGAATATCACATGTGATGTGGTATCATAGATCATTACACACCTTCACACAGTTGATAAAATGAGTTCGGCTCTTTTAATATTCTAAAATTTTGAGAAATATTAATTTGACccttttgacaaaatataaaaaaaaatcaaaacacttgGCCACACACTTTAGCGGGAAAAAAATGCATTGGATATATAGTAGTGTAGTTTGACAAACCTTTATTTTGAtcattaaggatgtacttgggtgagggttaaatgttcggactccttggtgtttttccatacaatacaatgtaaaatattttgaccaataacacccatttattttttcatataagactaaatagctcatgaaaggtcatttaccaaaattttaaaatattcttgattttctttcttttgttttgagacccaaataataccaatgcaaaaaaACTTAAGGTAAAAAttcgagtcagccttttcccgccatattttaaatctcaaatatctagaaaaggaggtccatgacctatcaatatatttagcttatctttatccttaattgatgctctaccggcttaaagtatcaattttaatttcctaatttcttaatgttttaattaccttacctcacctaagtacaaAAAAGTCATCCTTAAGAAGCTTCAAAGGAAAAAAAGATTAAAACGTTCATCTGACTTTTACAGAATTATCCCTGTAGCGTTATGTACCGTAGGATAAATGTATGTTTAGACCATATGACAAAaaccaataaatattttattcatcaaTAGCCGAGAAGTTTTACACTCCCGcctaggagtctactcccgtatAAGACGAAGGTCAAACGCTACATGCAtgatgttctgttctgttctgtacAGGTAGCTTCTTCTTCCGTTGTACACATTGTAcggagcactcccacttgggATAAAGGACATTAACTTGTAAAATAAGTTAACTTCATAatataacagaaatattgaaaTCTTGAAATAACAATAAGAAAATAACACATATATAAACATGAAATCACATTGAATTGAAATCTTCTACATGTATCAATATTTCTTGGTGTTATCCGTTGAATTTTAATCCAAGTCATTTAAAAATCGAATGTCTTACAGATAATCTAGTTTCcatatgttttacaaaaaatgacaaTTAATATAGGCATGATATTTAAAACTGATATGCACTGTAAAACAGTCAACAAGAGTACTCATATCAATACACAAACATTTACCAATATAAAACTGAGTCGAGTAAGCAACAGATGTTATCATTCTAGGAGCACACACCTAACAGTTGACCTACTCAATCGATGTTCCTTTTTAAAACAGTCCGTCTTCTATAATCTGACATAGCTTCTTGTAATCTTCCTCAGTATTGTAAATGTTTGCTGTAATTCGTAAATAGGTGTGTTCTCCAAATATTACAGGATAAATAGCAATTTTGTTTCTGATGATGTTATCCACGATCTTGTTTTGTTTGCCTTCctaaaaaataatatgtttaatattCCATTTAGAGTCAAGTTTTGGTATTGTGAGAAAATGTCATATTGTTTTCGTAAAGAAATACTGATAAATTTTGTCTACAGGGTTAGTGAAAATTTACGTTTATCTAAGATCATCTAGTAACAAGTAGTTATTATTGAACAAACTATTTTAAGAATCAAACAGAGAATATTAATGAATTCAGCGATGAACTACATGTAGTTCTTATGCCTGTTTGAAACATTTCCAGGGATAAGTTTACAAATATCATAATCGTAAATCCTCAAGAATTTGATACGATTTCTTGGGTACTTTTCCATACATGTTGGGATATAACACTTTTGATTCTGGTAAGGGTGAAGGTCTTATGGGATTAATTCTtgtcagatttttatgaaacttatataggTTTATATCAGACTTTATGTCTCTGACGAGTTCGTAAATCATTTTCTTTCAATACTTTTATTATAAGGAAATTGTATCGTTAGCGCTCTTATGTGTATAATTCTTGTCAGATGTGTTTTATATGAAACTTATATTGTAGGTTTATATCAGGAATTTATTCGACGAGTTTGAGAATCATTGCccattaattatttttaaaagagttattccccttggaAATACTAGTTATATGAAACAGTGATTGCTCTCCTGTGTACAATTCTTGTCCGATTTATGATACTTGTAttataggtttatatcagcaatatctTAGACGAATTTAAAAGTCCGAGccgatcaattatttttttaaacagttatgtccctttgagaTATTTGTGAACAATTTTAAAGAACAAGGAAAGtgtattttttaattattcatctTGTAGCTTCGATAAATGAAAATATGTGCAACGCGGGggacattgttttgtttttttttttttctttattctataaCCGAAGTTTTATTAAGATGTACATACGTCTGTCAATTGTTCTTTTTGTTGTGGTAGTTGAACAAGTCTCATAAATGGGGGCTCCATTGATTTCGGTATGTTTAAGGTGTTCGTTTTCCATGCAGAGGTTAACATACTTGCAGCTTTCTCTATCAATGGGGCTGCATAGTTGTGtatcttttcctttaaatataaaatgaaatcatTAGTTAAAAAAGgctttctttttccttttttggagAATTTGGATTTAAAAACGCGTGCATGACCTCTTTTTGATTCTTTCAAATTTATTCACAACTTGTAGAGGCATTGGATAATCAAGAGCTTGCTATACTATTCAAACATCTTTTTATAGGTGAAGATTGTATATGGAGTTCTGAAttgaatgaatctttattgcatTAGCAACAAAATTGCTCTAGAGTAATACAAGGTAAATACATATATGTCAAatatgacagaatacagagaacaattaaataaattaaataatgcagagataacttataataacatgaataacatatTAACTGTTAATTTGCGATCTTAGTTTCCATGCATCTTTACGATAATTACATAGTTTTTTAGTTAAGGTTTTTGACCCAGCttgtaacagaaaaaaatagcTTTCGTATATTTGGCCATGAACAATAATACTTTgggagaaaaaaaacatttaagtgtTCTATATGCAGgacaaatcaacacaaaaatgatattcatcttcaatattattcatttttacaACATCTACAAATACGATTGACTCTAAGAATATTGTAAAGCGACCTGTTTCTAAATATAATTTCAAGCTTCAACTACGTAGTTTTGTAAGTATATTGGTATTAAAATCATATTGTAAATAATTCTCCATACAAAAATCTAGTTTGAATCATTTATAGATAGACAGTTTTTCACAAGGATTAATAGTAGCATACCAGCTTTGATAATATTGACCGTTGATACGTGATTTAAGGTCAAATGACACATTTATGTGATCTTGGTTAATCCATATATAATTCAAACCTAAACTAAACAAAAGGTCTCTTACATTGGATGCCTAATTTGTTTTTGCCATTAGCTGCATCAATAcataaaaatttatatacatCATACCCAATATTTGGTTGGTCCTTGATTAAATGCAACCAAAATTTAACAGTTCTATATTTTCTTGAAATACACATCGGGAAGTGCCCGAGTTCAACACATAAAAACAAAGTCAGTACAGTTTATCGACATAAACGATTATGAACATATTCTACTTCGTTGGCCCGATGAAATCCCCACACCTCGGACGCATAGTTCAGAACGGATCCAACCATACTATACTAAAACACTGTTGACTTGGACCAATGAATACTCTTTTCATCGAGTTGATTAAAGATGATAGAGCTCTAGCTCCTTGTTGTGCCTTTCTTTTTTGAGTTTGAACAAATTTACCATTGAAGTGTTTGTAGCAGCATACCTAGGTATACGTATGATTTGACGATTTCAAGTTCTTGGCCTTCGAAATAAAAATGGTCAGTTACGGGCTTTCAACCATTTCGAAATACAACACTCTTTGTTTTGTCCGTATTTACAGTTAAATTGCTTTTGACTACATTGTTTTTGTGTTGGTGTCAAATTATCGTTTATCTTTGTCTCCTTGTAATCAAATGCATATACATGTTTATCGCACCGCGagtaaattatcacgttgtgatttgtttaacgccgtcacgtggtgaccccctatgagactgtATACAgggctgcgttcaatatcgtagcggctacgtagcgcTACGTAGATTTtcactattgaacgtgtagctatatactagttgttacatagatatagatagcagctacgtagcggctacgtagctgctacgatattgaactcaacccgggttagtaaatttcatagggggttcatgacccgttaatggtgacgtcatctattaatttTGTTGTGTTTCGcttttttttcaacagaatgcaGCAGAAAAATGttgcgtgcgataaattcgttatacggttaactactgaccccctaatgaattttactaaccctctatggatccgtagggggtcaatagtgaaccatataacttatcatacacaactgtatatatatataacaagtctaaaagggtacaacaccAAAAGAACAATAAAACGAACATTATGTTACTAGAtgtttcggataacagatatccttcctcggtaagagcacgatgtcaaatgaatcatgtcaattcaaattaagactctatcaaaatcttgaaatttatacaatttaagcaaCTTATAATATATAATGCAAACACGAACATGGTATGACCGTAATTATCCAATCAATAAACTCACCATGACTGACTAAAACGGTTTTGAGATATTAACCTTTCCtaatttaatacataaacaaaataataaaaaaaagcaacaaaGCGAAAACTTTGAATCAAAATGTTAAgcaatttattatacatgtacttacataACCACCAATGTCTGAATAGAATTTAATAGCTTCCGGTACAACGCAGAAGACACTTGTATCACGTGTGCCCTGAGTATGGAACATATTGTGGAACCCCTCAAAATAACGAAATGATGTTACGAGCGGTTTCACCCAATCCTTGTGAATTTTCTTCATATAGAGAAATCCACATCCTCGCGGGCAGTAGAACCATTTGTGAAGATTTCCTGAAAGAAAAAACATACGGTATGTATCTAATGattggtcttttttttatttgttgtatagCTTTAACcctaaaagaggaacgaaagataccagaaggacagtcaaacctatagatcgaaaacaaactgacaacgcaatggctaaaaaataaaaagacaaataaaagtacacaagacacaacatagaaaactagactaATCAACACGAGTTGTCGTGCTCCTAGCATTATTGTTACCTTTTGTAATATGTGATCGTTCTTCTTGTGATAAGTTAGCGCTTTCTGTTTAAGATCAatctttttcatataattttaatcATATTACATAATTGGTTTTCATACtctctcttctttttttatttggagTCTGATGTGaaatataactttattttatcattattattcaacTGATAATTGTTGTATACCAATGTCACTTTTAATTATTGATCATCAGAACCAAAAACGTGGGAACTTTGTTTACAGTTGAAAGATTTTTTACAgatcatattttaattttggatgtaaagcgtcttctgattggctgacagtgttttgtctatcagctcataagCATAATTTTTATCACGTGACAGTGACGTCAACAACGTTTTTCATGATTTATCGCTGCttaaaattaaatcataaggaatgactataatattgtttctgtctattcgaaataacatcaaaaatgtggtgcacactttaaaataacccgccCGCTATGTTTCTTCATAGACGGAAAAAGATTACTTAAATGCATATGATAgtactaaataaaaaaagttttactaAAGTATAAAAATAGCTACACAAGACTTGTAAGGATCAAATATGAATATTTCAAGGTCGCGAAGGTCAAATTGCATACAATATAATATTCACGTCTTTTTCTTGAACAACATTACTGTATAATAACTGTTTAGTTTTTAAATTCAACTAtttaggaaattaaaaaaaaaatcgttttattaCCTTTATCTAAAAAGACTCTGTTATTATTTACCTGTATAAAAGTCTGCGTTAAGCTCTCGAAGATTCAGTGGAATTTGCCCAAGCGCATGAGCACCGTCTATAAGGCTGAGAACTCCATACTCCTTGCAGAGTGGAATCAATTTCTCTATTGGCAATCTTACAGAAAGTGGACTTGAAATATGTTCTATgttatgaaacaaataaaaaaatgtcaaatattgtAATCACCAACTTGAAGGTTATCTAAAATCTATGAATTAATTTAACACATTAGATAGAATTATGACTGAATCAGCgtttaaacgtccagtggcaaatatcacaTGCATATCAGGAATATAGCAATGTCATATAACGACATATATGTGCAATGTTAAACATTATGAGGCGACTGGACGACTACATGATTAATTGTAAACTGCTTTGTTGGGTTGTCAACTTGATGTCTTATTGACGTATTCTCAACATTGACTTTCAATCTCAATTATCCGTCTTATTAatggtgtcagaccaccaattaaaaatccctatctgttcaaccaaattttgcaattttcacacctttctaaatattttaccttaagtttaacttcatagaaaccaggtatatccttaattgtacatgtatcagctttctacatgccaattttcaccatacctaaaaacttaaagccttctaacaaaataactgaccttcaaaCAGAGGTACCCCAAAACAaaaacctggttttctggaaatctaaaattagtatactatggagcgcattaatcctcaatttttaatgcaaactcatagacaagtaaattttggcttaaaatgatctagatatatttctctttcaccaaaagtttcatttctgcaaatttgttggttagtttaagtaaacaaggacattaaaagcactattttgtgtcagagtagggctacttttacatagtacgttctaaattggagggagtaattggtggtctgacacctaaaatatatatatatcgttttaACCAAATGCAACATTTATGTACAGACATCTTTTgaaaattttctttgttttaaactCTATTACACTTGTTCAAGCAATACAGAACT
This genomic window from Mytilus galloprovincialis chromosome 9, xbMytGall1.hap1.1, whole genome shotgun sequence contains:
- the LOC143044622 gene encoding uncharacterized protein LOC143044622, giving the protein MNLSFGKEMREKGFTLKEGITFVNHGAFGAVPKQVQEAQRRLMDDMYELPDLWGNKTESKKLEEATTALAGFVKADSDDFVFVQNTTTGVNTVLKSLRLNPDDIILYTDMAYCAIQYTCEELVKHSECKGVKTHALSFEFPIKSENDVIEAFRSYFSKNKNVKIAIIEHISSPLSVRLPIEKLIPLCKEYGVLSLIDGAHALGQIPLNLRELNADFYTGNLHKWFYCPRGCGFLYMKKIHKDWVKPLVTSFRYFEGFHNMFHTQGTRDTSVFCVVPEAIKFYSDIGGYEKIHNYAAPLIEKAASMLTSAWKTNTLNIPKSMEPPFMRLVQLPQQKEQLTDEGKQNKIVDNIIRNKIAIYPVIFGEHTYLRITANIYNTEEDYKKLCQIIEDGLF